In Limanda limanda chromosome 21, fLimLim1.1, whole genome shotgun sequence, a genomic segment contains:
- the pus3 gene encoding tRNA pseudouridine(38/39) synthase, producing the protein MSEALTLRIKDLEAELEELRSQLRDMSGSGEDLEVNSGENADHKPHGRSGGCKKGKKAHKLRPFDFSAHPRRHVALRLAYMGWAYQGFAVQENTDNTVEARLFEALLKTRLIQDRPSSNYHRCGRTDKGVSAFSQVITIDLRSTQFFGGLGVTLPENVDENIKSKAAASEVPYVKMLNRVLPQDIRILDWAPAAEGFSARFDCKSRTYRYYFPRGSLDVALMAEAAKRYEGTHDFRNLCKMDVGNGVLQFERTILSASIKPASPEHTSSTDQYDIFVFEIKGLAFLYHQVRCMMALLLLIGQKLEAPELIHQLLDVQSNPRKPQYSMAVDFPLVLYDCHFEGLSWKQEAEEVNYVLSALQQHWTQSAVKSHVLHGMIKGLEASGGVSSNNCCLVEGSRQRNYRPLLERPCCESLESRIDHFVKRGRLEREEGENGGDAVHRGKRSKHSHNSSTGPVSSELPPAKQSADRKAED; encoded by the exons ATGTCGGAGGCACTGACCCTGCGGATAAAGGATCTGGAGGCCGAGCTGGAGGAGCTCAGGTCCCAGCTGAGGGACATGAGTGGATCCGGAGAGGACTTAGAGGTGAATTCTGGTGAAAACGCCGACCACAAGCCTCATGGGAGGTCCGGCGGCTGTAAGAAGGGGAAGAAAGCCCACAAGCTGCGTCCCTTCGACTTCTCCGCCCACCCCCGGCGCCACGTGGCCCTGCGGCTGGCCTACATGGGCTGGGCCTACCAGGGCTTTGCGGTGCAGGAGAACACAGACAACACGGTGGAGGCCCGACTCTTCGAGGCTCTGCTGAAGACGCGGCTGATCCAGGACCGACCGAGCTCCAACTACCACCGGTGTGGTCGCACCGATAAAGGAGTCAGCGCCTTTTCCCAA GTCATTACAATTGATTTGAGGTCCACACAGTTTTTTGGAGGACTGGGCGTCACGCTCCCGGAGAACGTTGACGAAAACATCAAGAGTAAAGCTGCCGCCTCTGAGGTTCCGTACGTGAAGATGCTGAACAGAGTCCTGCCCCAGGACATCCGGATCCTGGACTGGGCCCCCGCCGCCGAGGGGTTCAGTGCTCGCTTCGACTGCAAGTCCCGCACGTATCGCTACTACTTCCCCCGAGGGTCCCTGGACGTGGCGTTAATGGCAGAAGCTGCAAAGAG GTACGAGGGGACTCACGACTTCCGCAACCTGTGCAAAATGGATGTGGGCAACGGCGTCCTGCAGTTCGAGAGGACCATCTTGTCAGCGTCGATCAAACCAGCGTCGCCGGAACACACGTCCAGCACGGATCAATATGACATCTTTGTCTTTGAGATTAAAGGATTAGCTTTCCTTTACCACCAG GTTCGATGCATGATGGCGCTGCTTCTCCTGATTGGACAGAAACTGGAAGCCCCGGAGTTAATTCATCAGCTCCTGGATGTTCAGAGTAATCCCAGAAAGCCCCAGTACAG CATGGCGGTCGACTTCCCTCTGGTGCTGTACGACTGCCACTTCGAGGGGTTGAGCTGGAagcaggaggctgaggaggtgAACTACGTCCTGTCAGCGCTGCAGCAGCACTGGACCCAGAGCGCAGTGAAGAGCCACGTCCTCCACGGGATGATCAAGGGGTTGGAAGCCTCAG GTGGAGTTTCCTCCAACAACTGCTGTTTAGTGGAAGGCAGCAGGCAGAGAAACTATCGGCCGTTGCTGGAGCGTCCGTGCTGTGAGAGCCTGGAGTCCAGGATAGACCACTTTGTCAAAAGAGGCCGACTGGAGCGGGAGGAGGGCGAGAACGGAGGGGACGCCGTCCACAGAGGGAAACGCTCCAAACATTCCCACAATTCCTCCACTGGCCCTGTTTCTTCAGAGCTGCCACCGGCGAAGCAAAGTGCAGATCGGAAAGCAGAAGACTGA
- the LOC133028137 gene encoding myosin light chain kinase, smooth muscle-like translates to MSVHHLCSRMDKDGQKPKTFVSTFRLALKPKARPVCVEKKGEENGLDTTHKKLLGIHKLGVSSATDARQTRVQTPSSPHFTEPLQDCSVCEGSDATFQSVITGSQPLSISWLHNGEKMHSSGTSFKNGVAILVLNRCSRGNAGTYTCTAENTAGKRSSSAVLHVRGPTTKEIPRSSNHELHSEVKVKVVSRENTKSVPASKGPPVEFLDPPEQVEARLGEQARLVCEFRSCSVPVACCWIYNRDKVLVGGPRVSVRSSKTQSSMEISQACASDSGSYTLIVRNRKGSAQHTVSLGVVDRPDPPASHPVFSKLSTQSLVLSWTGPSYDGGTAVLGYIVEVLDEGQDKPASWTEAWSRCKNTSYHIRSGLEPLGQYRFRVRAYNSAGVSEPSQESDCIKMATAKEKTKEEPKSYVTVTIDTKHKVKDHYNVHEILGCGKYGQVFRLSHKETGDASAGKFYRARTSKDKTAARKEIELMNCLHHPKLVQCLAAYDTRSELVMVLEYIAGGELFERIVDDNFEHTEPASVSYMQQILEGMQYVHKKNIVHLDLKPENIVCVDTSGTRIKIIDFGLASQLEEGKPLMVMHGTPEFAAPEVINYEPVGVETDMWSIGVICYILLSGESPFQGNSDAETFCFVAAASYEFDEESFEDISDDAKDFISSLLKKDRRCRLSCTEALVHPWMVAFTPLSRRPTKSLRKEKMKRFLAKRKWKKTGKAVLALQRMANLSSRPDSPGSASEEPVWSQEAEEAIQSLDKQLQSEPCFQQALRDATLAKGATAELRCLVNGYPQPEVKWLQNEKPVSESSRVTVEQNQDGLCSLVLADLEPSDSGVYVCRASNKLGEAMCSAKLQVEM, encoded by the exons ATGTCTGTTCATCACCTCTGCTCCAGGATGGACAAGGACGGACAGAAGCCAAAGACCTTTGTGTCCACTTTCCGACTGGCCCTCAAGCCTAAAGCCAGACCCGTGTGCGTGGAGAAGAAAGGGGAAGAGAACGGACTGGATACCACACACAAGAAGCTGCTGGGAATTCACAAACTGGGAGTCTCGTCTGCAACAG ATGCGAGACAGACCCGAGTGCAGACCCCGTCATCACCTCACTTCACAGAGCCCCTCCAGGACTGTTCAGTCTGTGAAGGAAGCGATGCTACATTTCAAAGTGTTATCACAGGAAGTCAGCCCCTGAGCATTTCCTGGCTACACAATG GTGAGAAGATGCATTCAAGTGGCACTTCCTTCAAGAACGGTGTCGCCATTCTGGTTCTGAATCGGTGTTCACGTGGAAATGCTGGGACGTATACGTGCACAGCGGAGAACACTGCTGGGAAACGGTCAAGCAGCGCAGTGTTACATGTCAGAG GACCAACGACAAAGGAAATCCCCAGAAGCAGCAACCACGAGCTGCACAGTgaggtcaaggtcaaggtcGTGTCACGTGAAAACACCAAGTCGGTCCCAGCTTCTAAag GACCTCCTGTGGAGTTTCTCGACCCACCCGAGCAGGTGGAGGCTCGGTTAGGAGAACAGGCCCGGCTAGTCTGTGAGTTCAGGAGCTGCTCTGTCCCTGTGGCCTGCTGCTGGATTTACAACAGAGACAAA GTGCTAGTCGGGGGTCCGAGGGTGTCTGTCAGGAGCAGTAAGACCCAGAGCAGTATGGAGATCTCTCAGGCCTGTGCAAGCGACTCAGGCTCGTACACCTTGATCGTACGAAACCGAAAAGGCTCCGCACAGCACACGGTCTCCCTCGGTGTCGTCG ACCGACCCGACCCACCGGCGTCCCACCCTGTCTTCTCCAAGCTGTCCACTCAGTCCCTGGTCCTGTCCTGGACTGGTCCCAGCTACGACGGCGGCACGGCCGTGCTGGGTTACATCGTGGAGGTCCTAGACGAGGGCCAGGACAAACCCGCCAGCTGGACCGAAGCATGGAGCCGCTGCAAGAACACGTCCTACCACATCCGCTCGGGCCTGGAGCCTCTGGGGCAGTACCGCTTCCGTGTCCGGGCCTACAACTCGGCGGGAGTGAGCGAACCGAGCCAGGAGTCCGACTGTATCAAGATGGCCACGGCGA AGGAAAAGACGAAAGAGGAGCCGAAGTCGTACGTCACCGTGACcatagacacaaaacacaaggtCAAGGACCACTACAACGTGCATGAAATCCTGGGATG TGGGAAGTATGGCCAGGTGTTCAGGTTGTCCCATAAAGAGACAGGCGATGCGTCCGCGGGGAAGTTCTATCGAGCTCGGACCTCCAAGGATAAGACGGCGGCCCGTAAGGAAATTGAGCTGATGAACTGTCTCCACCACCCGAAGCTGGTCCAGTGTCTGGCTGCGTACGACACGCGCTCCGAGCTGGTCATGGTCCTGGAGTA CATTGCAGGCGGCGAGCTCTTCGAACGAATCGTGGACGACAACTTTGAGCACACGGAGCCGGCCAGCGTCAGCTACATGCAGCAGATCCTGGAGGGCATGCAGTACGTCCACAAGAAGAACATCGTGCACCTCGACCTCAAGCCGGAGAACATCGTGTGCGTGGACACCAGCGGCACGCGGATCAAGATCATCGACTTTGGCCTAGCAAGTCAACTGG AGGAAGGTAAACCTCTGATGGTGATGCACGGCACGCCCGAGTTCGCGGCCCCCGAGGTGATCAACTACGAGCCGGTTGGCGTTGAGACGGACATGTGGAGCATCGGAGTCATCTGTTACATCTT GCTCAGTGGAGAATCTCCCTTCCAGGGGAACAGCGATGCCGAGACCTTTTGCTTCGTGGCTGCTGCCAGCTACGAGTTTGACGAGGAAAGTTTTGAGGACATCTCCGACGACGCCAAAGACTTCATCAGCTCCCTGCTGAAGAAAGACCGGAG ATGTAGGCTGTCATGTACCGAGGCCCTGGTCCACCCCTGGATGGTCGCCTTCACCCCTCTGAGCCGCAGACCCACCAAATCCCTCAGGAAGGAAAAGATGAAACGTTTCCTGGCCAAGCGCAAGTGGAAG AAAACTGGCAAGGCTGTTTTGGCCCTGCAGCGGATGGCTAACCTCTCCAGCAGGCCAGACTCTCCTGGCAGCGCCTCTGAGG AGCCAGTGTGGAGccaggaggctgaggaggccATCCAGTCGCTGGATAAGCAGCTTCAGAGTGAACCTTGCTTCCAGCAGGCCCTGAGGGACGCCACACTTGCTAAAGGAGCAACTGCTGAGCTGAGATGCCTCGTCAACG GTTACCCACAGCCGGAGGTGAAGTGGCTCCAGAATGAGAAGCCGGTGTCCGAGTCCAGCAGAGTGACCGTGGAGCAAAACCAAGACGGGCTCTGTTCTCTGGTTCTGGCCGATCTGGAGCCGTCCGACTCCGGGGTTTACGTGTGCAGGGCCAGCAACAAGCTGGGGGAGGCCATGTGCTCCGCCAAACTCCAAGTGGAGATGTGA
- the coasy gene encoding bifunctional coenzyme A synthase: protein MSMFTTGILVLTSPIHTLPLRIAPVLSSAAQLVERTLYVHLHPGLNLGSGSQQRPAFIPPFVDLSAVITRLYSNAADICGHLDVRVLLTNVRAQSGGVTNGPFPSPQPLSHSPDVVLTDFPLQDPGQSHQVTQCLQKYTGRCYVCSPSLPSVLLHPQLMKLQENVECVTEPAGKAEPLETYTDVVVGGTFDRLHGAHKTLLNISCLLANRRFLIGVCDQAMLKKKVLKELIEPYTLRVQILQEFLRDIKPSLEVEIVPLDDPFGVSVVDPLLQCIVVSEETKKGGQAVNKKRIENGLPALVLHEIQLLKDAHHTETEEEKISSSSLRSRLLGTLLTPPKDTSHLPPLPYVIGLTGGSGSGKSSIARRLEALGAVRIDCDKMGHEVYQPGAAAHRMVLEEFGSDLLNEDKTINRRALGKKVFGNQERLKALTNIVWPEIAELVKKTISQAREEGKQVCVVDAAVLLEAGWTDLVHEVWVTVIPEEEAVLRITERDGVAAEDAMRRLSSQWSNAKQVEHANVVLSTLWEPEVTQKQVLKAWKLLQKRIPPRQ from the exons ATGTCCATGTTCACTACGGGCATCCTGGTGCTGACGTCTCCCATCCACACGCTCCCGCTGCGCATCGCTCCCGTGCTCAGCTCGGCCGCTCAGCTGGTGGAGCGCACGCTGTACGTGCACCTCCACCCGGGGCTCAACCTGGGGAGCGGGAGTCAGCAGCGACCAGCGTTCATCCCGCCGTTTGTGGACCTGTCAGCGGTCATCACCCGCCTTTACAGCAATGCGGCAGATATATGCGGGCACCTGGACGTCCGGGTGCTGCTGACCAACGTCCGCGCTCAGTCCGGCGGTGTTACAAACGGCCCCTTCCCCTCCCCACAGCCTCTGTCCCACTCCCCCGACGTGGTGCTCACAGACTTTCCCCTGCAGGACCCGGGTCAGTCGCATCAGGTGACCCAGTGTCTGCAGAAGTACACGGGCCGCTGCTACGTGTGTAGCCCCAGTCTGCCCTCGGTGCTGCTTCATCCGCAGCtgatgaagctgcaggagaacgtGGAATGTGTGACGGAGCCCGCGGGGAAAGCAGAACCTTTGGAAACGTATACTGATGTGGTGGTCGGGGGGACGTTCGACCGGCTCCACGGGGCCCACAAGACGCTGCTCAACATCTCCTGCCTGCTCGCCAACAGAAGGTTCCTCATTGGTGTGTGTGACCAGGCAATGCTGAAAA AAAAAGTGCTGAAGGAGCTGATTGAGCCCTACACTCTACGGGTTCAGATACTACAGGAGTTCCTGCGAGATATCAAACCATCGCTGGAGGTGGAGATCGTGCCCCTGGACGACCCCTTCGGAGTGTCCGTGGTTGACCCACTGCTGCAATGCATTGTGGTTAGCGAGGAGACCAAAAAGGGAGGCCAGGCTGTGAACAAGAAACGCATTGAAAAT GGTCTTCCAGCTCTCGTTCTTCACGAGATCCAGCTGCTGAAAGACGCCCACCACAccgagacggaggaggagaagatcagCTCCTCTAGTCTCCGCTCGCGACTCCTGGGCACCCTCCTTACTCCGCCTAAA GACACATCCCATCTCCCTCCCCTCCCGTACGTGATCGGCCTGACGGGAGGCAGCGGCAGCGGGAAGAGCTCCATCGCCAGGAGGCTGGAGGCTCTGGGTGCCGTCCGGATCGACTGCGACAAAATGGGCCACGAGGTTTATCAGCCGGGCGCAGCAGCTCATCGCATGGTGCTGGAGGAATTTGGCTCag ATCTTCTGAATGAAGACAAAACCATAAACAGACGGGCATTAGGAAAGAAAGTTTTTGGAAATCAG GAGCGATTAAAAGCCCTGACAAATATTGTGTGGCCGGAGATAGCAGAACTGGTGAAGAAGACAATCAGCCAAGCCAGAGAGGAAG GTaaacaggtgtgtgtggtggacGCAGCAGTTCTCCTGGAGGCCGGCTGGACGGACCTGGTCCACGAGGTCTGGGTCACCGTCATCCCAGAGGAAGAG gcGGTGTTGAGGATAACGGAGCGAGACGGCGTGGCCGCAGAAGATGCCATGCGCCGGCTGAGCAGCCAGTGGTCTAACGCCAAACAAGTGGAACACGCCAACGTGGTGCTCAGCACGCTGTGGGAACCAGAGGTCACACAGAAACAG gtgTTGAAAGCTTGGAAACTTCTTCAGAAGAGGATTCCACCGAGACAGTAG